The DNA segment TTTGCTTTGCATACTTTGATGATCAATACCTGCACTGCACTAGCTTCCAAAAAACTGCACAAcaacatttataaataaaaacagaatatagCAGAATTTAAGTTTTGTGCTACCTCCCTCCAGCTTGAACCAAATGATCAACTTATGTGAACAATTTTTCATCTATCATAACCTATCACTAGCTAtccttctccccctttggattcatcaaacagaatagAACCTGGGATACAAGATTCTTGCCATCTTGAACAAGGTTGCTGTAGAACACCTTCACGAggtctggatagacatttccagtcatttccAAGAAGCTTTTCAATTTTTGATGCTTGAGTAGAGTTTTTGCTGCAGTCAGATTTTCTTCCTTCAACCATGAgaattccagcaccttgggcACATTGACTTGATTTTTGCTTGTCtcatgtatgaaccttgtcatagcttcagaatctccagcaaactaATTTTCTAGAATGCCTTGGCTGCTGTTAGGTTGCTCTTTGGACTTCTTCTTTCTGTGTGACGAGGATGCCATGCTTTATCTATTGTTACCTGCACCTATTTACCAAAAGACAATCCCAGCTAGAAAGAAGATCAGTAACAGTTTACATGATCACTTAAAAACAGAAGCAAACATTAATGTTTTGAACTTGGACAGCTTGTAGTAGGGATGAGAAAATGTGAAAGGCAATTGATCAATATCAGAATTATATAGGGCTTAAatcagatttaaaaaaaaatcaatttaagcAGATATACTACAGATTTTATTCTTGTGTGGTACAGCAAGTGCAGATGTCGATTGACGCAAGAATATATTGAAACCATATTTCAGCTTAgcaaatcaaatctgttgcacattcTAGATATCAAATCAGTTAGAATATCCACACATGACTGTCATAAACCTACTGGTCAATAACCATAAAAGCAGTCAATAGTcaaggagagagagaaaagtaaatatttctctttcctagtcacgaCTGTGATTCTGAAATAGAAACAGAACACgttaaattatgaaataacatattgaaatttttactgcaggggacaatttaagctaatgatacccaagtcatttagaagaaaataaaacctatctttagcaagaggtttagtaaaaagatcagccaattgaaattcagtgccaatgaatttgatatcacaagttccattagctatatgctgtcttagaaagtgatgtctaatttcaatatgtttagttcttgaatgcatgacaggattcttagacagatttatagcactagtgttatcacaatttataggtatcttgtttaagAGAGTCTCAAAGgcacttagctgctgccttagccataaggtttgagcacaacaacttccagcagctatatattctgcctctgctgtagagagagcaacacaagcttgtttcttgcaattccaagagattagacttgatccaagcatgtgacaagtcccacttgtgcttttcctatcgaccttgcaacctgcaaagtcataatttgaaaaaccagttaagtttaaagatacattgttaggataccatagTCCAACATCCTTAGACCCTTGCcagtatttcagaattctctttgctgcattgtagtgtgattcctttggatcagattggtatctagcacataaacatacaacaaacataatgtcaggcctacTAGCGGTTAagtataataaggaaccaattaaacccctatattttgattgatccactgattttcctgcacaatcttgatccagctggcagcttgttgaaataggagtgttgattgctttgcattgatccatatcaaacttCTTAAGCAACTCCTTGCAGTACTTCGCTTGATTTATGaagattccatccttgagttgttttacttgtagtccaaggaagaaattcatctCTCccaacattgacatctcaaattcACTCTTCATTGCAGCAACAAAAGCTTCACACATTTcctcatttgtggatccaaaaatgatatcatccacataaacttgcacaagtataatgtcttctcttttcttctttatgaacagagttttatcagaattgccacGATTGTgtccttgagagagcagaaattcacttagtCTCTCATACCATATAAAGCCTTCTTGAGCATGTACACATGTTTTGGATTTTTGTAgtcttcaaaccctggaggctgagatacaaacacctcttcattaatgtaaccattcaagaatgcactcttaacatccatttgaaacaacttgaatccttgtatgctggaaaatgctaagaGTAATCTAACAGCTTCAAGATGTGCTACTGGtacataggtttcaccaaaatctattccctcttcttggttatagcctttagcaaccagcctggctttatttctagtgataaccccatgttcatccatcttgttcctgtacacccatttggttcctatgatattcatctcatgtCTTCTAGGAACTAaggtccacacttcattgtattcaaactggttcagttcttcctgcattgctgcTATCCACTTGTAGTGTTTCTTCCAGACTTTTAGGCTTAATCTGTGAAACAAAGGCCACTGTGCTGCAGAAATTAttaagtgaattccttgttgagactcctttctcaattttcccaattacattgtcaagtGTGAGATCCCTtagagtcttccattctttaggcaatcctgcattcatagtagattctttgacagtATTTGGATTAGTTGCATCAAACTCACTAGATTTACTCTTTTGcaaaatggttcttaaatcatccataccaggttcatccagaacaAGTTTAGGCACAGTataatctgtttcatcaaatacaacatgtatagattcttctactgcaagcaatcttttgtcatacactctataagcatgaccatttatagcatatccaatatgtattccttcatctgatttaggattaaatttccccagattatctttaccattatttagaacaaagcatttgcaaccaaaaaccctaagatgactaatgctaggcttcctacctttatacaattcatagagagttttcttaagaatgggTCTAATCaaggttctgttaagcacataagaggcagtgtatactgcatctgcccaaaaatatttaggtaaaccagattcatttaacatggtcctagctaactcctctaatgatctattcttcctttcaactacaccattttgttggggtgtcctaggagcagaatagctatgtgtgatcccatgtttttcacaatacctatcaaattttgcattttgaaactctcccccatgatcactacgaatctgttttattctattttcattttcattatgcagaaccttagctagtttcttaaaggctttatacgcatcatttttagaagcaagaaacaaagtccatgtatatcttgagaaGTCATCAACAATTACCAAAGCATAAAGGTTTCTAGCCAAACTAGCAGTCCTAGAaggtccaaacaaatccatatgcaGAACATCCAAAACCTTATTTGTAGAAATCACATCCTTAAAGAGGTTCTTATTTGTTTGCCCTTTACACatgcatcacacaatctgtcattttgaaattttatgtttggtaaaccagaaacaagttccttagacttCAGCTTATTCAAATGATTTGTATGGATATGAGCTAacctcctatgccacagccaggactcatcacttttagacaacaaacactcattttcagaacagctattcataatatctaagagatagatgttgtttaccctttttccc comes from the Phaseolus vulgaris cultivar G19833 chromosome 8, P. vulgaris v2.0, whole genome shotgun sequence genome and includes:
- the LOC137825068 gene encoding uncharacterized mitochondrial protein AtMg00810-like; amino-acid sequence: MCEAFVAAMKSEFEMSMLGEMNFFLGLQVKQLKDGIFINQAKYCKELLKKFDMDQCKAINTPISTSCQLDQDCAGKSVDQSKYRGLIGSLLYLTASRPDIMFVVCLCARYQSDPKESHYNAAKRILKYWQGSKDVGLWLQGR